Proteins from a genomic interval of Desulfofustis limnaeus:
- a CDS encoding BON domain-containing protein codes for MKRKNLLLTLILTSMLAVIAGCASSPNKEGTGEYIDDTVITTKVKVAIMEDPALKSSEINVETFKGVVQLSGFVVSQDAINKAVETARGIKGVTSVINDMQLK; via the coding sequence ATGAAACGAAAAAATCTGCTGTTAACCCTAATTCTGACCAGCATGTTAGCCGTCATTGCCGGCTGTGCTTCGTCTCCCAACAAGGAAGGAACCGGCGAATATATCGATGACACGGTAATCACCACCAAAGTCAAAGTTGCCATCATGGAGGACCCCGCATTGAAATCAAGCGAAATCAATGTGGAAACCTTTAAGGGCGTTGTTCAATTGAGCGGCTTCGTCGTTTCTCAAGATGCCATCAACAAGGCGGTGGAAACCGCTCGCGGTATCAAAGGGGTAACGTCGGTCATCAACGACATGCAACTGAAGTGA
- a CDS encoding GlsB/YeaQ/YmgE family stress response membrane protein translates to MDLTSLLIFLALGAATGWLAGAVLHEGGFGLLGNILIGVIGGVVGGYLFRVLAIAAGGLIGSMVTAITGAVALLFLLKLFKKTKA, encoded by the coding sequence ATGGATTTAACGAGTCTGCTTATTTTCCTGGCACTCGGCGCTGCTACCGGGTGGCTTGCCGGAGCCGTATTACACGAAGGAGGCTTCGGTCTTCTCGGCAACATCTTGATCGGTGTTATCGGCGGTGTTGTCGGCGGCTATTTGTTCAGGGTGCTGGCAATTGCAGCCGGCGGCTTGATTGGTTCCATGGTCACTGCCATTACTGGCGCTGTAGCACTGCTGTTTCTATTGAAACTATTCAAAAAAACGAAAGCATGA
- a CDS encoding BON domain-containing protein yields the protein MKITPYFLILLAAAASAVTLTSPLFASETDDRIELSAKESFVFKTYLKDDDISLQSKDGLVTLTGTVSAPSHRSLAGDTVAGLPGVTAVDNQLIESGQTPAEKSDAWLITKVKATLLLHSNVNGSATEVNTDKGIVTLRGQAASNAQKDLTAEYARDVVGVKEVVNEMTVTADTEQAGKTTMTEKMITLGEKIDDASITALVKTTLFYHRSTSGLNTSVTTKDGVVTLGGKARTGAEKDLAGKFASDVHGVKTVNNTISVE from the coding sequence ATGAAGATAACACCATATTTTCTGATCCTGCTCGCCGCTGCAGCCTCCGCAGTAACTCTCACTTCCCCGCTTTTCGCTTCCGAGACGGACGACCGTATCGAGTTGTCCGCCAAGGAGTCGTTTGTGTTCAAGACCTATCTAAAAGACGATGACATCAGCCTGCAGTCGAAGGATGGCTTAGTCACCCTGACCGGCACCGTCTCCGCTCCGTCCCATCGATCATTGGCCGGGGATACAGTCGCCGGTCTGCCAGGAGTCACGGCAGTGGACAACCAGTTGATAGAGAGCGGGCAGACACCTGCGGAGAAGTCGGATGCCTGGCTCATCACCAAAGTGAAAGCAACACTATTGCTGCATAGCAACGTCAATGGCTCCGCAACCGAGGTCAACACCGATAAAGGCATTGTTACCCTGCGCGGACAGGCTGCAAGCAACGCCCAGAAGGACTTGACGGCAGAGTATGCCAGGGACGTGGTAGGCGTTAAGGAGGTGGTCAATGAAATGACCGTGACGGCTGATACGGAACAGGCAGGCAAAACCACAATGACCGAAAAAATGATCACCCTCGGCGAAAAGATCGATGATGCATCCATCACTGCTCTGGTCAAGACGACGTTGTTTTACCATCGATCAACGAGTGGCCTCAACACCAGCGTCACAACGAAAGACGGCGTGGTGACGCTGGGGGGAAAAGCAAGGACCGGCGCCGAAAAGGACCTCGCCGGCAAATTTGCGAGCGACGTCCATGGCGTCAAAACGGTCAACAATACTATTTCCGTCGAGTAA
- a CDS encoding DUF3309 family protein: MSLGTILLIILILVLVGIIPVWPHSRSWGYAPSGGIGLILLILVILVVLGKI, translated from the coding sequence ATGTCACTTGGCACAATTTTACTGATCATATTGATCCTGGTACTGGTGGGAATCATCCCTGTCTGGCCTCATAGCCGATCCTGGGGCTATGCACCGAGCGGAGGAATCGGCCTGATCCTGTTGATCCTGGTCATCCTGGTTGTGCTCGGCAAGATTTAG
- a CDS encoding AI-2E family transporter gives MLMNPRPIIGTMYAMVPERHHGQVLAIMQRIGRFIPAWAGATLVGMVTTGLLVFLFMWPIFGFMDALVLGLIAATLEIIPFLGPIFSTVPALLLALGKGGMTPLWVLIAYLAVQALENNVIIPFVMARGLKLHPLAVIFSMLLCVAAFGVLGVLVAAPLVAIIDIIHKELFRKQYLPTVTDADLDRLARITLHEKLSDDK, from the coding sequence ATGCTGATGAATCCCCGCCCGATCATCGGCACGATGTATGCCATGGTGCCCGAACGACACCACGGTCAGGTCCTGGCCATCATGCAACGCATCGGTAGATTCATCCCCGCCTGGGCCGGAGCGACGCTGGTGGGAATGGTGACGACCGGCCTCCTGGTTTTTCTATTCATGTGGCCAATTTTCGGATTCATGGATGCGCTGGTTCTGGGACTTATTGCGGCGACGCTGGAAATCATTCCCTTTCTTGGCCCGATCTTCAGCACCGTGCCGGCTCTCCTGCTCGCTCTCGGCAAGGGGGGGATGACCCCTCTGTGGGTCCTGATCGCCTATCTCGCCGTGCAGGCGCTGGAAAACAATGTGATCATCCCTTTCGTCATGGCCCGGGGGCTGAAGTTGCACCCCCTGGCAGTGATCTTTTCCATGCTCCTATGCGTGGCCGCTTTTGGGGTGCTCGGAGTTCTGGTCGCTGCGCCGCTGGTGGCCATCATCGATATTATCCACAAGGAATTGTTCCGAAAACAGTATCTTCCGACGGTGACGGACGCAGACCTGGATCGTCTGGCACGAATCACCCTGCACGAAAAACTGTCCGACGACAAGTGA
- a CDS encoding superoxide dismutase has product MHPEQNTIVSPLTLSSLPFPEHALAPVISADTVGFHYGKHHRGYVDNLNKLVAGTGLADLPLLKIIKETAGKANSTTIFNNAAQIWNHTFYWNSLHADGGGDPPTQLKEKIESSFGTLESCKKELAAAAMAQFGSGWAWLVLDGGTIKVVKTANAETPIINRLKPLLTIDVWEHAYYLDYQNRRLDYVTAVLDKLINWTFAAENLG; this is encoded by the coding sequence ATGCACCCTGAACAGAACACCATTGTCTCCCCACTCACTCTGTCTTCCCTGCCTTTCCCTGAACATGCTCTGGCTCCGGTCATCTCTGCCGATACGGTTGGTTTCCACTACGGCAAACATCACCGCGGATATGTGGACAATCTGAACAAGCTGGTGGCTGGCACGGGCCTAGCCGACCTGCCATTGCTCAAGATCATCAAAGAGACCGCCGGCAAAGCCAACAGTACGACGATTTTCAATAATGCAGCACAGATCTGGAACCACACGTTTTATTGGAACAGCTTGCACGCCGATGGCGGTGGCGATCCGCCCACTCAACTGAAGGAAAAAATCGAGTCTTCCTTCGGAACCCTGGAGAGCTGCAAGAAGGAATTGGCCGCTGCCGCCATGGCCCAGTTCGGCAGCGGCTGGGCGTGGCTGGTCCTAGACGGCGGCACGATCAAGGTGGTCAAGACCGCCAATGCAGAAACGCCGATAATCAACAGACTAAAACCGCTCCTGACCATTGACGTGTGGGAGCACGCCTACTACCTGGATTACCAGAATCGCCGCCTGGACTATGTCACTGCAGTGTTGGATAAGCTGATCAACTGGACATTCGCGGCGGAGAATCTTGGTTGA
- a CDS encoding DUF6600 domain-containing protein produces the protein MKTWLTGTIILLLAALALVSQASAANLQAMTIGRVYFVEGDLLRYIPADNDWVPMVNDTPFAVEDSFFSSYQGRAEMFVPNGTWIRVGYNTQIQFIALDSDLSEVDVSSGVARFNNKGSETVIKATSPFGYVIAYPGTAFDFYIGENSVEVVAVKGTVSFIHAKTDTRYDVAADSPSILADDGQVTSGDGAVEDDWHRWNIGRENFWDEKSRLTGRSVEFLPASLRGDSYALEENGRWESIHYEGASRWFWRPTTIRRGWSPFTAGRWTDWYGDQVWIPSEPFGYVTHHYGNWIYIQNSWYWAPPVASLRVGHSLLDIGFFWSPGRVSWVHHDNYVGWVVLGPRETYYSHRRWGGAHDTLYTGNFTRISINIDSYAYARQAIIVPRDHFYRVDDYRTVRVDSINTATIINNYNAAPVINNYQTDTRRHTLTSRVVMEKPHVSVLSRIETNQAVIRRGQKENSATVLKQVRNVREGRRSRDGAIEAPISTNYIVPASEVNRPISELKLQQKKIKAGSKSRGTAEQGQVPTGQGAHQGEPDGQTRQVAPARPTQPDASQQPANEEPLVRQQKKAPVAPTQKAKPEKDVVERPRQGKQPQQAVEQSKEQPQQKATGKKAEKAEPARDPVERLRQGKQPQQAVEQSKKQPQQKATSNKPGKAQPTGDVVERSRQNQQPGTSIAQPEGQEPDEVPVNNEQETELTEEEQELLRSQNEQKWKQGNTKRKPDKN, from the coding sequence ATGAAAACATGGCTTACAGGTACGATTATTCTGCTTCTCGCAGCGCTGGCTTTGGTTTCGCAGGCTTCAGCTGCAAATCTGCAAGCCATGACGATAGGCCGGGTCTATTTTGTTGAAGGGGATCTGCTCCGTTATATTCCTGCGGACAATGATTGGGTACCCATGGTCAACGATACACCCTTCGCTGTCGAGGATTCCTTTTTTTCAAGCTATCAGGGGCGAGCGGAGATGTTTGTCCCCAACGGAACTTGGATCAGGGTCGGCTACAACACCCAAATCCAGTTCATTGCCCTGGACTCGGACCTGTCCGAGGTCGACGTGTCATCGGGGGTTGCCCGATTTAATAACAAAGGTTCCGAGACGGTGATCAAGGCCACCAGCCCTTTCGGTTACGTCATTGCCTATCCGGGAACGGCGTTTGATTTTTATATCGGTGAAAACTCGGTCGAGGTGGTGGCGGTGAAGGGAACGGTCAGTTTCATCCATGCGAAAACGGATACTCGATACGACGTAGCGGCGGATTCCCCGTCGATCCTTGCGGACGACGGTCAGGTCACGTCCGGCGACGGAGCAGTGGAAGACGACTGGCACCGGTGGAACATCGGTCGGGAAAACTTCTGGGACGAAAAATCAAGGTTGACGGGGCGCTCGGTTGAATTTCTTCCCGCCAGTCTCCGGGGCGATTCTTATGCCCTGGAAGAGAATGGCAGATGGGAAAGCATCCACTATGAAGGGGCATCGCGCTGGTTCTGGCGGCCCACCACCATTCGCAGAGGATGGTCCCCTTTCACCGCCGGCCGCTGGACTGACTGGTATGGAGATCAGGTATGGATTCCCTCGGAGCCGTTCGGTTACGTGACACATCATTACGGCAACTGGATTTATATCCAAAACTCCTGGTATTGGGCTCCGCCGGTGGCGAGCCTTCGCGTCGGTCATTCTCTGCTGGACATCGGTTTTTTCTGGTCTCCGGGCAGGGTGTCGTGGGTTCACCACGACAATTATGTTGGCTGGGTGGTGCTGGGGCCGCGTGAGACGTACTACAGTCACCGCCGCTGGGGAGGCGCCCACGATACGCTATATACCGGCAACTTCACCCGGATCAGTATCAATATCGACAGTTATGCTTACGCCAGGCAGGCGATTATCGTACCGCGCGATCATTTTTATCGGGTGGATGATTATAGGACAGTCCGGGTGGACTCGATCAACACAGCGACGATCATCAACAACTACAATGCGGCGCCGGTGATCAACAACTACCAGACGGACACCCGGAGACACACCCTTACCAGCAGAGTGGTAATGGAGAAGCCCCATGTGTCGGTGCTCAGTCGGATCGAAACAAACCAAGCCGTTATTCGGCGTGGGCAGAAAGAAAACTCGGCCACGGTCCTGAAGCAGGTCAGAAATGTGCGAGAAGGACGCCGCAGCCGAGACGGCGCCATCGAAGCACCCATCAGCACGAACTATATCGTGCCGGCAAGTGAGGTAAATAGGCCGATATCGGAACTCAAGCTACAGCAGAAGAAAATCAAAGCCGGGTCGAAGTCCCGGGGAACGGCAGAGCAGGGACAAGTGCCCACTGGACAAGGGGCGCACCAGGGCGAACCTGACGGCCAAACCAGGCAGGTGGCACCGGCAAGACCCACGCAACCGGATGCATCGCAGCAACCCGCGAATGAAGAACCGTTGGTTCGGCAACAAAAAAAGGCTCCGGTAGCGCCGACCCAAAAAGCAAAACCTGAAAAAGACGTTGTCGAACGCCCCCGGCAAGGCAAACAGCCGCAGCAGGCAGTAGAACAGTCGAAGGAACAGCCGCAACAGAAGGCGACGGGCAAGAAAGCCGAAAAAGCAGAACCCGCCAGAGACCCTGTGGAACGCCTCCGGCAGGGCAAACAGCCGCAGCAGGCAGTAGAACAGTCGAAGAAACAGCCGCAACAGAAGGCGACGAGCAACAAACCAGGAAAAGCACAGCCAACCGGAGACGTCGTCGAACGATCCCGGCAGAACCAACAGCCGGGCACAAGCATAGCACAGCCAGAAGGACAGGAACCAGATGAAGTCCCCGTTAACAACGAGCAGGAGACAGAACTGACCGAGGAGGAACAGGAACTACTCAGATCCCAGAACGAGCAAAAGTGGAAACAGGGAAACACCAAGAGAAAACCCGACAAGAACTGA
- a CDS encoding PAS domain S-box protein: protein MKHDETGHRYVETMADLRIELIEYAAWHTLDQLMTRALDEIGELVDSAIGFFHFVEADQKTLSLQQWSTRTRLEFCRAEGKKQHYPIEQAGVWADGARLKKPVIHNDYYALDHKQGMPDGHAEVVRELVVPIMRAGQVVAILGVGNKPVDYTEKDVEKVSYLADVTWEIIQRKRAEEALIDSEKRYRRLFESAKDGILILDADTGRIVDVNPFLLQLLGYQHDHLLGNYLWDIGPFNTIAASEDAFNTLKQKKYIRYDHLPLETVDGRIVEVEFISNVYLVDHTKVIQCNIRDNTERRQADAERERLLLAIEQAEEMIVITNPNGDIQYVNPAFERVTGYTRNEVIGQNSRILKSGKQNPDFYRNLWKTISGGATFKGRIVNKRKNGTFFTEEVTISPVRDPSGQIVNYVAVKHDITEHLRLADQLQQSQKMESVGRLAGGVAHDYNNMLGVIIGYTELALEKVDRSDPLHTDLHEILKAAKRSAEITRQLLAFARKQTINPLVIDANETVQGMLNMLRRLIGEDIDLVWLPKDGLWPIKIDPAQIDQILANLCVNARDAIAGVGRVTICTHTATFDTLYCADHVGFVPGDFVLLSVSDDGSGMDKETLDMIFEPFFTTKDEGLGTGLGLATVFGIVKQNNGFINVYSEPGRGTIFRIYFPRYVGKAENTTSELNAEMVTSQGETVLLVEDEPAILRMCRLMLERLGYQVLTSGKPSAALRLAEDHAGTIHLLITDVVMPEMNGRELADQLCSLFPDMKTLFMSGYTANVIARQGVLEEGVNFIQKPFSIQELSVKVRSALGQKEQKHMAADLLPRRIA from the coding sequence ATGAAACATGACGAGACCGGGCATCGGTACGTCGAAACAATGGCTGATCTGCGTATCGAGCTCATCGAATACGCCGCCTGGCATACGCTCGACCAGTTGATGACCCGGGCGCTTGATGAAATCGGAGAACTGGTTGACAGCGCCATCGGATTCTTCCACTTTGTCGAAGCTGACCAGAAAACCCTCTCGCTCCAGCAATGGTCTACCCGCACGCGATTGGAATTCTGCCGGGCCGAAGGCAAAAAACAACATTACCCCATTGAACAAGCCGGCGTCTGGGCTGACGGTGCGCGGCTGAAAAAGCCGGTGATCCACAACGACTATTACGCATTAGATCACAAACAGGGGATGCCCGATGGCCACGCCGAGGTTGTCCGAGAATTGGTGGTCCCCATCATGCGAGCAGGCCAGGTGGTCGCCATTTTGGGCGTCGGAAACAAGCCGGTAGACTACACCGAAAAGGATGTGGAGAAGGTATCCTACCTAGCGGATGTGACCTGGGAGATTATCCAGCGCAAAAGAGCAGAAGAGGCCTTGATAGATTCCGAGAAACGCTACCGGAGACTTTTTGAATCAGCCAAAGACGGCATCCTGATTCTTGATGCCGATACGGGCAGGATAGTCGATGTCAACCCGTTCCTGTTGCAGTTGCTTGGCTATCAGCACGACCATTTACTGGGAAATTATCTCTGGGACATCGGTCCATTCAACACTATCGCCGCCTCGGAGGATGCCTTCAACACACTGAAACAAAAAAAATATATCCGTTATGATCATCTGCCCCTGGAAACCGTTGACGGGCGGATCGTCGAGGTGGAATTCATCAGCAATGTTTATCTGGTGGATCACACCAAGGTCATCCAGTGCAATATCCGCGACAACACCGAGCGCAGACAGGCGGACGCCGAACGCGAACGGTTGCTCTTGGCTATTGAGCAGGCCGAAGAAATGATTGTGATTACCAATCCCAACGGGGACATCCAGTACGTCAATCCGGCTTTCGAAAGAGTGACCGGCTACACTCGAAACGAGGTGATCGGGCAAAACTCGCGCATACTCAAAAGCGGCAAGCAGAACCCGGATTTTTATAGAAACCTGTGGAAGACCATTTCTGGTGGGGCTACCTTTAAAGGTCGCATAGTCAACAAGCGGAAGAACGGCACTTTTTTCACCGAGGAGGTGACTATTTCCCCGGTACGTGATCCCTCGGGGCAAATCGTCAACTATGTTGCAGTCAAACACGATATCACAGAGCATTTGCGACTTGCAGACCAGCTCCAGCAGTCGCAGAAAATGGAATCCGTAGGCCGATTGGCTGGCGGAGTGGCCCATGATTACAACAACATGCTCGGTGTCATTATCGGTTACACGGAACTGGCCCTGGAGAAGGTAGACCGGTCTGATCCACTGCACACCGATCTTCATGAAATTCTCAAAGCCGCCAAGCGATCCGCGGAAATCACCCGGCAACTGCTGGCCTTTGCCCGCAAACAGACCATAAACCCCTTAGTCATCGACGCGAATGAGACGGTACAAGGCATGCTCAATATGCTTCGGCGCCTCATCGGCGAGGACATCGATCTGGTCTGGCTACCCAAAGATGGCTTGTGGCCGATCAAAATAGACCCTGCTCAGATCGATCAGATACTGGCCAACTTATGTGTCAACGCCCGGGACGCTATTGCCGGAGTAGGCAGAGTCACCATCTGTACTCACACGGCTACTTTCGACACGTTGTATTGCGCTGATCATGTTGGTTTCGTCCCCGGCGATTTTGTCCTGCTGAGCGTCAGCGATGACGGTAGTGGCATGGATAAAGAAACCCTCGATATGATCTTCGAACCGTTTTTCACGACAAAAGACGAAGGCTTGGGCACTGGTCTCGGCTTGGCGACGGTTTTCGGCATCGTCAAACAAAACAACGGATTCATTAACGTCTATAGTGAACCGGGAAGGGGCACGATCTTCAGGATTTATTTTCCGCGCTACGTGGGCAAAGCAGAGAATACCACAAGTGAATTAAATGCCGAGATGGTCACAAGCCAGGGCGAAACCGTGCTCCTGGTGGAAGACGAGCCCGCTATTCTCCGGATGTGTCGATTGATGCTGGAACGTTTAGGTTACCAGGTATTGACTTCGGGAAAGCCGAGTGCGGCTTTACGGTTGGCGGAAGATCACGCCGGTACGATTCATCTACTCATCACCGACGTGGTTATGCCTGAAATGAACGGTAGAGAGTTGGCGGATCAGCTGTGCAGCCTGTTCCCGGATATGAAGACGCTCTTTATGTCTGGCTATACCGCCAATGTAATTGCTCGCCAAGGAGTGCTGGAAGAAGGGGTGAATTTTATCCAGAAGCCTTTTTCCATCCAGGAGTTGAGCGTAAAGGTGAGATCGGCGCTGGGGCAGAAAGAACAGAAACATATGGCGGCCGACCTTTTACCAAGACGCATTGCCTGA
- a CDS encoding PRC-barrel domain-containing protein: MKKATISIITFAALAVAMPLYAADKPDMKSGPEGQAGATQRQSDKMHSGQMMTAEEMEGMEVVSKEGEEFGEIKNVMLDQQSGEVQFVTFTKGGILGMGGKEIAAPLSAFEFVNGQARLIVDQSKLESVPQKTAKATDSDYLRDLEAHYGVAPAWDKGNMSDPTQTQQMDLSPTEQQKTSGQN; this comes from the coding sequence ATGAAAAAAGCAACAATCAGTATCATCACCTTCGCAGCCTTAGCCGTCGCCATGCCACTCTATGCCGCTGATAAGCCAGATATGAAATCAGGCCCCGAAGGACAGGCAGGTGCTACTCAGCGGCAGAGCGATAAAATGCACTCCGGCCAAATGATGACTGCCGAGGAGATGGAAGGAATGGAAGTGGTTTCCAAAGAAGGAGAAGAGTTTGGTGAAATAAAAAATGTCATGCTCGACCAGCAATCAGGAGAAGTACAATTCGTCACTTTTACCAAAGGAGGCATTTTGGGCATGGGCGGTAAGGAAATTGCGGCACCGCTGAGCGCCTTTGAATTTGTCAATGGCCAAGCCAGATTGATTGTTGACCAGTCCAAGCTTGAAAGTGTTCCTCAGAAGACGGCGAAGGCCACAGACAGCGACTACCTGCGCGATCTGGAAGCTCACTATGGCGTGGCTCCGGCATGGGATAAAGGAAACATGAGCGACCCCACCCAAACCCAACAAATGGATCTCAGCCCAACTGAACAGCAGAAGACGAGCGGCCAGAACTGA